AAAATCTGAAATGCAAGGTCTTAAAGAAAAAGACAAAGAAGAAAAAAAAGCTCTTTTTGAAAAAAGAAAAGCTGAAATGAAAAAAGAGCAAGAAGAAGTTTCAGTTGAAATGAAGAAAATTTTGACTGCTGAACAATTCAACAAATGGGAGAAAATTAAAGAGCAAAAAAAAGAAAATCTTAAAGAACGTATGGCTAAAAGAAAAGGCAAACGAGGAAAAATGAATTAATAAATCATTATTTTTAAAATAAATTTTGACTTGATTTAAAAAAAAAGTAGATTTGGATAATTAAATCAACTTAAATCATAAAAAATGAAAAAAATATTTATTGCTTTAACTTTAATTTTAGCACTATCGTTCACATCTAATGCTCAAGAAATGAAAGCATTAAAAGCAGAAACAAAAGAAATTATTAAACCTGAGAATGCTGCAAAATCTGATGCATCTGAAATATCTAAATTCCTTAGCCTAGATGACACCATGACTGATAATTTTTATAGACTTTTTTTAATGAAACATCAAACTCTCCAGAACGAATTAACTCCAGAGAGAAAAGTTGAGTTAGCTAGAGTTATCGAAGCAAAAATCAGAGCAACTTTAGGAGATGAAATGATGGCTAAACTTGAAAAAAATAAAGAGTTGTTAAAAAAATTAGTCAACTAAGTAATCAAATATTATAAATAAAAAAGCCATTCAAATGAATGGCTTTTTTATTTATAATTGTTTAGAAACTTTATCAATTGCTTGTATGGTAAAGTCTAAATCTTCATAAGTTAATGCATCAGTAATAAACCAAGTTTCATAAGCCGATGGAGCAATATAGACTCCTTCTTTCAGCAAACCGTGAAAAAATTTCTTAAAGGTATCATTATCACCATTTTTTGCGGTATTAAAATCGTAAACTGGATTTTTATCGAAATGGACTGAAATCATTGATCCTACTCTATTTATAGTAAAATCAATACTGTTTTTTGATAAAACATCTTGTATTCCTTTATGTAAATAGGCTGTTTTATTTTCTAACCTGTTAAAAACATTCTTATCATCATTTAAACTTTGTAACATCGCAAAACCAGCAGCCATTGCCAATGGATTACCAGATAAAGTTCCTGCTTGATAAACTGGTCCTAATGGCGAAAGATAATTCATGATTTCATTACGAGCTGCAAATGCACCAACGGGTAAACCACCGCCAATTACTTTCCCAAAACAAACAATATCAGCTTCAACGCTAAATAATTCTTGTGCTCCGCCTTTTGCGAGCCTAAATCCGGTCATAACTTCATCGAAAATCAGCAAAGCATTGTTAATATCGCATACTTGTCTTAAATCTTCTAAAAAGCCTTCCTTCGGAGGTATACAACCCATATTTCCCGCTACAGGTTCAATTATTATAGCTGCAATTTCATTTTTATTAGATTCGAAAAGTGATTTTACATTTTCAATATTATTATAATTTGCTAATAAAGTATCTTTTGCTGTTCCTTGAGTAACTCCAGGAGAATTTGGCGTTCCAAAAGTGCTTGCTCCACTTCCAGCTTGGATTAAAAAAGAATCTGAATGTCCATGATAACATCCAGCAAATTTTATGATTTTATCTTTTTTTGTAAACCCACGCGCAAGGCGTATTGCACTCATACAAGCCTCAGTTCCAGAACTAACAAACCTGATTTTATCTATATTCGGAACCATAGAAACCGCTAAATCTGCAATTTTTGTTTCTAATTCGGTAGGCATTCCAAATGATGTGCCTAATTTTGTTTTTTCAATTACAGCATCAACAACAGGTTGAAAAGCATGACCTAAAATCATTGGTCCCCAAGAATTGATATAATCAATATATCTGTTTCCATCTTCATCATAAACATAAGCACCTTTGGCACTTTTGGCAAATATTGGTGTTCCACCAACACCTTTGAAAGCTCGCACTGGAGAATTTACACCGCCAGGAATTACTTTTTCAGCTTCAGCAAATAACTGACTACTTCTTTGATATAGCATCGAAATTGTATTTTGGATTTTTTAATTAACCTGTAATGTTTGTCCTAAAGACAAGTTATTATCTGTTAACTTATTTTTCTTTTTTAAATCTTCAATTGTAATATTGAATCTTTTTGAAATTGAGTATAAGGTATCTCCTTTTACAACAGTATATTTTGATGAATCTTGAAAAGCTACTTGTGTATTATTATTTGAAACATAATTTTTCCCTAAAACTTCTGCATCAAATCTTTGCAATTCATAGCGTTCTATCAAACTAATTAATTTATCTGGATACTTTGGGTCAGTTGCATAACCTGCCGCCTTTAAACCTTTTGCCCAACTTTTATAATCATCTTTATTCAATTTGAATAAATCTGAATAACGCGGTCTACTTGTTAAAAAATAAGAATGGTCTCTAAATGATTCACTTGGATCATTATATTTTCTAAAACATTCGTTCTCTTCATCATCGGTATACCTAATACTTGGACCATTCCATTCTTTGTGACATTTTATTCCAAAATGATTGTTTGCTTGAGCACTTAATGGTCCAGTTCCTGCACCTGATTCTAGAATAGCTTGTCCTAAAGTTATACTTGCAGGAATTCCATTTTTCACCATATTGTCTTTAGCAATCTCCTTATAAGATTCAATATATTCCAAAACCAATTTTGTTGTAACTTTTACACTAGTAGTTGCTTCTAAAACTACTGTAGAAGTATTATCGTTACTTGTATTTTGCTCTTTTGAATTGTTTGTAGAATTTGCTGAATTAACTCTAGTTGCTACTGTTTTAGTTTTCGAAGTATTTGTAGCGACTGGTCTTTTTGAAACAGGATTTGACTTAGTTGTTCGAACAATAGGCTTTGATGACGAACATGAAACCAAAAAAACTGCTAAAAAAATTAATAATGCTTTATTGTACTTCATAATTGATTTGGGTTAACTTTTTATTTTTTAAAATTAAATTCATTCCTTTTATTCCCTGCAATCCACCAGTATGAATTAATAGAATTTTTGAATTTTTTGGAAAAAAATCATTCTTAATCAAATCCAAAACTCCATACACCATTTTCCCAGTATATATTGGATCCAATGGAACCTTATACTTTTCATTAAAATCATTTATGAAGTCAACCAATTCATTATTCACTTTTGCATACCCTCCAAAATGATAATCTGAAATAATTTCCCAATTATTCCCATTTGCAAATTTACGAATATCTTCTTGCAAAAAATCGCCTTTTAAAGCAGGAAAACCTAAAACTTTTTGACAGGGTTTTGAACAATTTATAATTCCTGAAATGGTCCCACCAGTTCCAACTGAACAACAAATAAAATCAAAACTATCATCATCACTAGTTAAAATTTCCTCGCAACCTCTAACTGCAAATTCATTTGTTCCTCCTTCTGGGATTAAATAGAAATCTCCATATTTATTTTTTAAATCAAAATGGAAGCTATCATTTTCTTTATTGCGATAGATTTCTCTTGAAACAAACTCAAAAATCATTCCGAATTCTTGAGCCTTTTTCAAAGT
The window above is part of the Flavobacterium sp. PMTSA4 genome. Proteins encoded here:
- a CDS encoding glucosaminidase domain-containing protein, translated to MKYNKALLIFLAVFLVSCSSSKPIVRTTKSNPVSKRPVATNTSKTKTVATRVNSANSTNNSKEQNTSNDNTSTVVLEATTSVKVTTKLVLEYIESYKEIAKDNMVKNGIPASITLGQAILESGAGTGPLSAQANNHFGIKCHKEWNGPSIRYTDDEENECFRKYNDPSESFRDHSYFLTSRPRYSDLFKLNKDDYKSWAKGLKAAGYATDPKYPDKLISLIERYELQRFDAEVLGKNYVSNNNTQVAFQDSSKYTVVKGDTLYSISKRFNITIEDLKKKNKLTDNNLSLGQTLQVN
- a CDS encoding 1-aminocyclopropane-1-carboxylate deaminase/D-cysteine desulfhydrase, whose translation is MNQLIDLNDSSISLFIKREDLLHPYISGNKFRKLKFNILEAKRNNKDTLLTFGGAFSNHILAVAAAGKENNFKTIGVIRGDELASKINQNPTLKKAQEFGMIFEFVSREIYRNKENDSFHFDLKNKYGDFYLIPEGGTNEFAVRGCEEILTSDDDSFDFICCSVGTGGTISGIINCSKPCQKVLGFPALKGDFLQEDIRKFANGNNWEIISDYHFGGYAKVNNELVDFINDFNEKYKVPLDPIYTGKMVYGVLDLIKNDFFPKNSKILLIHTGGLQGIKGMNLILKNKKLTQINYEVQ
- the hemL gene encoding glutamate-1-semialdehyde 2,1-aminomutase, with the translated sequence MLYQRSSQLFAEAEKVIPGGVNSPVRAFKGVGGTPIFAKSAKGAYVYDEDGNRYIDYINSWGPMILGHAFQPVVDAVIEKTKLGTSFGMPTELETKIADLAVSMVPNIDKIRFVSSGTEACMSAIRLARGFTKKDKIIKFAGCYHGHSDSFLIQAGSGASTFGTPNSPGVTQGTAKDTLLANYNNIENVKSLFESNKNEIAAIIIEPVAGNMGCIPPKEGFLEDLRQVCDINNALLIFDEVMTGFRLAKGGAQELFSVEADIVCFGKVIGGGLPVGAFAARNEIMNYLSPLGPVYQAGTLSGNPLAMAAGFAMLQSLNDDKNVFNRLENKTAYLHKGIQDVLSKNSIDFTINRVGSMISVHFDKNPVYDFNTAKNGDNDTFKKFFHGLLKEGVYIAPSAYETWFITDALTYEDLDFTIQAIDKVSKQL